The following proteins come from a genomic window of Flavobacterium crocinum:
- a CDS encoding histone H1 produces the protein MKDLLVKINAEIDTFKAEAESLTEKGIKAAGPRARKATLEIEKLLKEFRKVSIEESKK, from the coding sequence ATGAAAGATTTATTAGTAAAAATCAACGCCGAAATTGACACATTTAAAGCAGAAGCTGAATCTTTAACTGAAAAAGGTATTAAAGCTGCAGGTCCAAGAGCACGTAAAGCTACTTTAGAAATCGAAAAACTTTTAAAAGAGTTCAGAAAAGTTTCTATCGAAGAATCAAAAAAATAA
- a CDS encoding rhamnogalacturonan acetylesterase → MKKYILLAFLITSFSFAQKTSLYCIGDSTMANKKDPDRNPEHGWAQVLQSFFKEDIVVINKAVNGRSTKSFINEKRWDSIYNKLKKGDYVFIEFGHNDQKIEDSSRYTNPHTAYRYNLIRFIMESREKGAIPILLTSISRRNFNEKGVLVPTHGEYPLETRLVAQEYKVPFIDLEYYTELLEQSYGPENSKLLHLHFKAGENNYYDKDKADDTHLSLKGALEVAQIVVRQIKLLEDKSLAKLKTAIK, encoded by the coding sequence ATGAAAAAATACATTCTTCTAGCATTTCTAATAACATCCTTTAGTTTTGCACAAAAAACATCATTGTATTGTATTGGTGATTCAACAATGGCAAATAAAAAAGATCCAGATCGAAATCCGGAACATGGTTGGGCACAGGTCTTGCAATCTTTTTTTAAGGAAGATATAGTAGTTATAAACAAAGCAGTAAACGGAAGAAGCACCAAGAGTTTCATCAATGAAAAACGCTGGGATTCTATTTATAATAAGCTTAAAAAAGGAGATTACGTATTTATTGAATTTGGACATAATGATCAAAAAATAGAAGACTCTTCACGATATACAAATCCACACACAGCTTATAGATATAATCTTATTCGCTTTATAATGGAGAGTAGAGAAAAAGGAGCTATACCAATATTATTGACCTCTATTAGTAGACGAAACTTTAATGAAAAGGGAGTTTTAGTTCCTACACATGGCGAATATCCTTTAGAAACCCGTTTAGTGGCACAGGAATATAAAGTGCCATTTATCGATTTGGAATATTATACCGAGTTATTGGAACAGTCTTATGGACCGGAAAACTCGAAATTACTTCATTTACATTTTAAAGCAGGAGAAAATAATTATTATGATAAAGATAAAGCAGATGATACGCATTTGTCTTTAAAAGGGGCGCTTGAGGTTGCTCAGATAGTGGTCAGACAAATTAAATTGCTTGAAGATAAATCTTTGGCAAAATTAAAGACAGCTATTAAATAA
- a CDS encoding glycoside hydrolase family 28 protein — protein MNIRYLFLLLLLLFSCVSFSQNSDFPSAKVDSIVNSIQIPIFPSFTVDVVKLGAKGDSITDNKKVFDKAMALCKKNNGGTIIVPKGIYKINGPIHFVSNVNLRIEKGAKIKFSDNPKDYLPLVLTSWEGTILYNYSPLIYANTCNNIAITGEGTIDGEGGKIWKTFKVKEGAGKNLSREMNHTNAPIENRKFGEGYFLRPQMIQFLNCKNILVENIRIENSPFWCLHLLKSQSITIRGISYKSLNHNNDGIDPEYAKDVLIENVNFDNGDDNVAIKAGRDHEGRANTATPSENIVIRNCNFKGLHGVVIGSEMSAGVQNVFVENCKTAGYLKRGIYLKTNADRGGYIKNIFVRNIQLDQVEDCLYITANYHGEGKGYQSDISNVHFSNISCNKASESGIVIQGFTDKKIQNISLKNIEIKEAKNALSNENAENVLISDVFIGHKATVPTAVSKN, from the coding sequence ATGAATATTAGATATTTATTTCTTTTACTTCTTTTACTTTTTTCCTGTGTCTCGTTTTCGCAGAACAGTGATTTCCCATCTGCTAAAGTAGATTCAATAGTTAATAGTATTCAGATTCCAATATTCCCATCCTTTACAGTAGATGTTGTAAAGCTTGGAGCAAAAGGCGATTCTATTACTGACAACAAAAAGGTTTTTGATAAAGCAATGGCATTGTGCAAAAAGAATAATGGTGGTACTATAATAGTTCCAAAAGGAATTTATAAAATAAACGGTCCAATTCATTTTGTAAGTAATGTCAATCTGAGGATAGAAAAAGGAGCAAAAATAAAATTTAGTGACAATCCAAAAGATTATCTGCCATTGGTTTTAACAAGCTGGGAGGGCACAATACTCTATAATTACAGTCCGCTTATTTATGCAAATACTTGTAATAATATTGCCATTACCGGAGAAGGAACAATTGATGGAGAAGGAGGGAAAATCTGGAAAACCTTTAAAGTAAAAGAAGGAGCAGGTAAAAACTTAAGCCGTGAAATGAATCATACTAATGCGCCAATTGAAAACAGAAAATTTGGCGAAGGTTATTTTTTAAGACCGCAAATGATTCAGTTTTTAAATTGCAAAAATATTTTAGTAGAAAATATTAGAATTGAAAATTCGCCATTTTGGTGCCTACACTTATTAAAATCTCAGAGCATCACAATTCGTGGTATCAGCTATAAATCGTTGAATCATAACAATGATGGAATTGATCCTGAATATGCAAAAGACGTTTTAATAGAAAATGTTAACTTTGATAACGGAGATGACAATGTAGCCATAAAAGCAGGAAGAGATCATGAAGGACGAGCCAATACAGCAACACCAAGCGAAAATATTGTAATAAGAAACTGTAATTTTAAAGGACTTCACGGAGTGGTGATTGGCAGCGAAATGTCGGCTGGAGTACAGAATGTTTTTGTAGAAAATTGTAAAACAGCAGGGTATTTAAAAAGAGGAATTTATCTAAAAACCAATGCCGATCGTGGGGGATATATTAAAAATATATTTGTTAGAAATATTCAGTTAGATCAAGTAGAAGATTGCTTGTATATCACCGCAAATTATCATGGAGAAGGAAAAGGTTATCAGTCGGATATATCTAATGTACATTTTTCAAATATCAGCTGTAACAAAGCTTCTGAATCTGGAATTGTTATTCAGGGATTTACAGATAAAAAGATTCAAAACATATCATTAAAAAACATTGAGATCAAAGAAGCAAAAAATGCCTTATCAAACGAGAATGCAGAAAATGTTTTAATATCAGATGTTTTTATAGGGCATAAAGCAACGGTTCCTACAGCAGTTTCGAAGAATTAA
- the pelA gene encoding pectate lyase yields the protein MQLKKQIILFLCFCSFAVKSQNSYKRWPEIIRKNDAAWFGSDEAKRIAENVLLYQRDIGGWPKNIQMQEELTEKQKKDLIALKKTAVETTTDNGATCQEMLFMSKMYAQLKDERYKESFLKGLNYLLEAQYSNGGWPQFYPLKKGYYTHITYNDDSMVNIMNVIKAIANETDYYSIKPSKEIVEKCKKSFDKGIDCILKTQYKQNGVLTAWCAQHDEVTFAPANARAFELASLSGYESAKIVLLLMSIDKPSREIVTAVKSAVEWFEKTKITNLAEKRVLNDAGKIIDKKMIPAVNASPIWARFMDLETNEPFFCDRDGIKKKSIDQIGSERRNGYSWYSDAPKEVLKRFPDWAVKNGTKVGAAEKKNISLITVAQDGSGDFTKIQDAVYATPAFPYEKVTIFIKNGIYNEKVRIPEWNNNVILKGESKENTIITFDDNFSKIALGRNSTFYTYTLLVEADDFTASNLTIKNTSGERGQAIALSVTGNRVKILNCNILGNQDTLYLSGKEAKQYFKDCYIEGTTDFIFGGATALFENCTIHSIKSSYITAASTPVGTSFGFVFKNCKLTANPDAKEVYLGRPWRIYAKTVFINCEMGKQIKPEGWENWSKPEAEKNSFYAEYNCTGEGFQPSKRVSWSHQLSKKDAGQYTIENILKDKTANWYLN from the coding sequence ATGCAGTTAAAAAAACAAATAATCCTTTTTTTATGTTTTTGCAGTTTTGCTGTAAAATCTCAGAATTCTTATAAGAGATGGCCTGAAATCATTCGTAAGAATGACGCAGCCTGGTTTGGATCGGATGAAGCCAAAAGAATTGCAGAGAATGTTTTACTGTATCAAAGAGATATTGGCGGCTGGCCCAAAAATATTCAGATGCAGGAAGAGCTGACTGAAAAACAGAAAAAAGATTTAATTGCACTGAAAAAAACTGCTGTTGAAACCACAACAGATAATGGAGCAACTTGTCAGGAAATGCTTTTTATGTCTAAGATGTATGCTCAGCTAAAAGATGAACGTTACAAAGAATCTTTTCTAAAAGGCTTGAATTATTTGTTGGAAGCACAGTATTCAAACGGCGGATGGCCTCAGTTTTATCCGTTAAAAAAAGGATATTATACGCATATTACTTACAATGATGATTCAATGGTTAATATTATGAATGTAATAAAAGCCATTGCTAATGAAACAGATTATTACAGTATTAAACCTTCGAAAGAAATTGTAGAGAAATGCAAAAAATCCTTTGACAAGGGAATAGATTGTATTTTAAAAACGCAATACAAACAAAATGGTGTTTTAACTGCATGGTGCGCCCAACACGATGAAGTTACCTTTGCGCCGGCAAATGCAAGAGCTTTTGAATTAGCTTCATTAAGTGGTTATGAATCGGCAAAAATTGTATTGCTATTGATGTCAATTGACAAACCTTCAAGAGAAATTGTAACCGCTGTTAAAAGTGCTGTGGAATGGTTTGAAAAAACGAAAATTACCAACTTAGCAGAGAAAAGAGTTTTAAATGACGCAGGAAAAATTATAGATAAAAAAATGATTCCAGCTGTAAACGCAAGTCCAATATGGGCTCGATTTATGGACTTAGAAACCAACGAACCTTTCTTTTGTGACCGTGACGGAATAAAAAAGAAATCAATTGATCAGATTGGTTCAGAACGCAGAAACGGCTATTCCTGGTATTCCGATGCTCCAAAAGAAGTTTTAAAAAGATTTCCGGATTGGGCAGTTAAAAATGGCACAAAAGTAGGTGCTGCAGAAAAAAAGAACATAAGCTTAATTACTGTAGCACAAGACGGTTCAGGAGATTTTACTAAAATTCAGGATGCTGTTTATGCAACTCCTGCATTCCCTTATGAAAAAGTGACAATCTTCATTAAAAATGGAATTTACAACGAAAAAGTCCGAATTCCGGAATGGAACAACAATGTAATTTTAAAAGGCGAAAGTAAAGAAAACACGATTATAACCTTTGATGATAATTTTTCAAAAATTGCTTTAGGAAGAAACAGTACTTTTTATACCTATACACTTTTGGTTGAAGCAGATGACTTTACAGCATCCAATTTGACGATTAAAAATACCTCAGGCGAACGTGGTCAGGCAATTGCATTATCAGTTACAGGAAACAGGGTCAAAATTTTAAATTGTAATATTTTAGGAAATCAGGATACTTTATACTTGTCAGGAAAAGAAGCAAAACAATATTTCAAAGATTGTTATATAGAAGGAACGACAGATTTTATTTTTGGAGGAGCTACTGCTTTATTCGAAAATTGTACCATTCACAGTATCAAAAGTTCTTATATCACTGCAGCTTCAACACCTGTAGGAACTTCTTTTGGTTTTGTTTTCAAAAACTGTAAACTAACTGCAAATCCTGATGCAAAAGAGGTGTATTTGGGAAGACCATGGAGAATCTATGCTAAAACGGTTTTCATAAACTGCGAAATGGGGAAACAAATTAAACCCGAAGGCTGGGAAAACTGGTCAAAACCGGAAGCAGAAAAAAACAGCTTTTATGCGGAATACAATTGTACGGGAGAAGGTTTTCAGCCTTCAAAAAGAGTTAGTTGGTCGCATCAGCTTTCAAAAAAAGATGCAGGGCAGTATACAATCGAAAATATCCTTAAGGATAAAACAGCTAATTGGTATTTAAATTAA
- a CDS encoding glycoside hydrolase family 43 protein, which yields MKNIKIILLLFSIFFFQKGTAQVWVPDNDDGTYTNPILHADYSDPDVVRVGDDYYMTASSFNCIPGLPILHSKDLINWKIIGYALAKQPPYETYDRVQHGNGVWAPSITYHKNEFYIYYPDPDFGIYMIKAKKAEGPWSEPLLVKAGKGLIDPSPLWDTDGKAYMTHAFAGSRAQIKSLLVVCTMNPEGTVVNNDEVMVIDGHEGEETIEGPKFYKRNNYYYIFAPAGGVPTGWQSILRSRNVFGPYEKKKVLEQGSTTINGPHQGAWVTTQTGEDWFFHFQDKGAYGRIVHLQPMKWINDWPVMGEDFDKNGIGEPVTTYKKPNVGKKYPIEVPETSDEFNEPKLGLQWQWQANKQTNFGFPTSLGYLNLFCNTVSQNIFNAPNLLLQKFPAEEFTATTKLTFNSRLNGESTGLIIMGLDYSALCFKNDNGKLYLNQKTGTFANTISEIETKSILIENNTIYLRVKIKKGAICNFFYSLDDKNYQPIGTEFKAREGKWIGAKVGLFALGEEVKNDSGNVVVDWFRVTK from the coding sequence ATGAAAAATATAAAAATCATCCTTTTACTTTTCTCTATTTTTTTCTTTCAGAAAGGTACAGCACAAGTCTGGGTTCCTGATAATGATGACGGCACATACACCAATCCAATTCTTCATGCTGATTATTCAGATCCGGATGTTGTTCGCGTAGGAGATGATTATTATATGACTGCTTCTTCATTTAACTGTATTCCTGGTCTTCCAATTCTACATTCTAAAGACTTAATAAACTGGAAAATTATAGGTTATGCACTGGCGAAACAACCACCTTATGAAACTTATGATAGAGTACAGCATGGGAATGGAGTTTGGGCGCCAAGTATTACGTACCATAAAAATGAGTTTTACATTTATTATCCAGATCCCGATTTCGGAATTTATATGATTAAAGCCAAAAAAGCGGAAGGACCATGGTCGGAACCGCTTTTGGTTAAAGCAGGAAAAGGACTTATAGATCCAAGTCCACTTTGGGATACAGATGGTAAAGCTTATATGACCCATGCTTTTGCAGGAAGCCGCGCACAGATTAAAAGTTTATTAGTTGTTTGCACTATGAATCCAGAAGGAACCGTCGTAAACAATGACGAAGTAATGGTAATTGATGGGCATGAAGGCGAAGAAACCATAGAAGGTCCAAAATTTTATAAACGAAATAACTATTACTATATTTTTGCTCCGGCAGGTGGTGTGCCAACAGGATGGCAGAGTATTTTACGATCTAGAAATGTTTTTGGACCTTATGAAAAGAAAAAGGTTTTGGAACAAGGTTCTACAACTATAAATGGTCCGCATCAAGGTGCTTGGGTAACAACTCAAACAGGAGAAGACTGGTTTTTTCATTTTCAGGATAAAGGAGCTTATGGTCGAATTGTTCATTTACAACCCATGAAATGGATAAACGACTGGCCGGTTATGGGAGAAGATTTTGATAAAAACGGAATCGGAGAACCAGTTACTACTTATAAAAAACCAAATGTTGGTAAAAAATATCCAATAGAAGTACCTGAAACTTCAGATGAATTTAATGAACCTAAACTGGGACTACAATGGCAATGGCAGGCTAACAAACAAACTAATTTTGGATTTCCAACTAGTTTAGGGTATCTGAATTTGTTTTGTAATACAGTATCTCAAAACATTTTTAATGCTCCAAATCTTTTATTACAAAAATTCCCGGCAGAAGAATTTACAGCAACAACAAAACTGACTTTCAATTCCAGATTAAATGGTGAATCAACAGGTTTAATTATTATGGGATTAGATTATAGTGCTCTCTGTTTCAAAAATGATAATGGGAAATTATATCTAAATCAGAAAACAGGAACTTTTGCAAATACTATTTCAGAAATAGAAACGAAATCTATATTAATAGAGAACAATACCATTTATTTGAGAGTAAAAATCAAGAAAGGTGCTATCTGTAACTTTTTCTACAGCTTAGATGATAAAAATTATCAGCCAATAGGAACTGAATTTAAAGCAAGAGAAGGAAAATGGATTGGTGCTAAAGTGGGACTTTTTGCTTTAGGTGAAGAAGTGAAAAATGATTCTGGAAATGTAGTAGTAGATTGGTTTAGAGTAACGAAATAA
- a CDS encoding glycoside hydrolase family 88/105 protein → MKSNRKQSYWMSFLMICVMTITSCKVTSQEPAKKDIVIAKNAKWSDKMALTLMKRHPESYMLDDAKKPKWDYVHALVLHSIEELYKKNPDPRYKAYVRGYVDQLVQADGSINTYEFDKFNIDLVLPGRLLFDVYAYSKEDKYLKALQLIRKQLSEQPRTVSGGFWHKQIYPNQMWLDGLYMGEPFYAEYTAKFENGKSFDDIAKQFELIQSKATDPKTGLLYHGWDESKQMPWANKETGNSPNFWSRSLGWYVMALVDVLDYMPKDHPKRKELIQYLNNSSEAILKFQDKSGLWYQVTDKGGEKGNYLEASGSAMFAYAYAKGANKGYLPAKFKKAANKAFDGLTTVLIKKVDEDGGITLTNCCQVAGLGGTPYRDGSYEYYVNERKKDNDPKATGPFILAAIELNR, encoded by the coding sequence ATGAAAAGTAATAGAAAGCAAAGTTATTGGATGTCGTTTTTGATGATCTGTGTTATGACGATTACAAGTTGTAAAGTAACTTCTCAGGAGCCTGCAAAGAAAGATATCGTAATTGCAAAAAATGCGAAGTGGTCTGATAAAATGGCTTTGACATTAATGAAGCGTCATCCTGAATCCTATATGCTGGACGATGCTAAAAAGCCAAAATGGGATTATGTACACGCTTTAGTACTGCATTCAATTGAAGAATTGTACAAAAAAAATCCGGATCCAAGATACAAAGCTTATGTAAGAGGTTATGTAGATCAATTGGTACAGGCAGACGGAAGTATCAACACTTATGAATTTGACAAGTTTAATATCGATTTAGTTCTTCCTGGACGTTTACTTTTTGATGTTTATGCTTATTCAAAAGAAGATAAATACTTAAAAGCACTACAGTTAATCCGTAAGCAGCTTTCGGAGCAACCAAGAACTGTGAGCGGCGGATTCTGGCACAAACAAATCTATCCAAATCAAATGTGGTTAGATGGTTTATATATGGGAGAACCTTTCTACGCAGAATATACAGCGAAGTTTGAGAATGGAAAAAGTTTCGATGATATCGCAAAACAGTTTGAATTGATTCAGTCGAAAGCTACAGATCCAAAAACTGGATTATTATACCATGGATGGGACGAAAGTAAACAAATGCCATGGGCTAATAAAGAAACGGGAAATTCACCAAATTTCTGGTCCAGATCTTTAGGCTGGTACGTAATGGCTTTGGTTGATGTATTAGATTATATGCCAAAGGATCATCCAAAAAGAAAAGAATTGATTCAGTATTTAAACAATTCTTCTGAGGCTATACTTAAATTTCAGGATAAATCAGGTTTATGGTATCAGGTAACGGATAAAGGCGGAGAAAAAGGAAATTATCTAGAAGCTTCTGGTTCAGCTATGTTTGCTTATGCTTATGCAAAAGGAGCTAATAAAGGTTATTTGCCAGCTAAATTTAAGAAAGCAGCTAACAAAGCTTTTGATGGATTAACTACAGTTTTAATTAAAAAAGTAGATGAAGATGGCGGAATCACTTTGACAAACTGCTGTCAGGTTGCAGGTTTAGGAGGAACTCCATACCGTGACGGATCTTACGAATATTACGTAAACGAAAGAAAAAAAGATAACGATCCTAAAGCAACTGGACCATTTATTTTAGCTGCTATAGAATTAAATAGATAA
- a CDS encoding glycoside hydrolase family 88/105 protein, whose protein sequence is MSKSLLTKINLKTAIVILFFLGFKTIAQNQNESGKSIIPYDLKWSERMALTILNRYPQAWQLDGNEKPKWDYKMGFVLSGFEKLYQKTNDKKYLNYIKEYVDEMIDSTGNIKKYVSKEYNIDYLNPGKLLFNLYDITKDSRYLEIIGKLRTQLETQPRTASGGFWHKQIYPNQMWIDGLYMAEPFYTQFTVKYEKGKSLEDIAKQFELVQNHIVDKKTGLVYQAWDESKEIGWADKQKGTSPTIWGRGIGWYMVALVETLDYFPKSHPKHKVLVQYLNEIAKNVNQYKSESGLWYQVADKPEKFGNYVEPSASGMIIYAFAKGTNNGYLGGSYKTTAKKSFDSFVKEFIKVDKKGEINVLNVSSNIGLGGKSFRDGTNEYYLTSKPRDNGAIGLGAFLLAAIELNK, encoded by the coding sequence ATGTCTAAATCTCTACTTACAAAGATTAATCTTAAAACGGCAATTGTTATATTATTTTTTTTAGGTTTTAAAACAATAGCTCAAAATCAAAACGAATCAGGAAAAAGTATAATTCCTTATGATTTAAAATGGTCGGAGAGAATGGCGCTTACGATCTTAAACAGATATCCGCAGGCCTGGCAGCTGGACGGAAACGAAAAGCCAAAGTGGGATTATAAAATGGGATTTGTATTGTCCGGTTTTGAAAAATTATATCAAAAAACAAATGATAAAAAGTATCTGAATTATATCAAAGAGTATGTTGATGAAATGATTGACAGCACCGGAAATATAAAAAAATATGTTAGTAAAGAATATAATATTGACTATCTGAACCCGGGAAAACTGCTTTTTAATTTGTATGATATTACAAAAGATTCCCGCTATCTGGAGATTATAGGGAAGTTAAGAACGCAATTAGAAACGCAGCCAAGAACTGCAAGTGGAGGATTTTGGCACAAACAAATTTATCCAAATCAAATGTGGATAGACGGTTTGTATATGGCAGAACCATTTTATACTCAGTTCACTGTAAAATATGAAAAAGGAAAAAGTTTAGAGGATATTGCAAAACAATTTGAATTGGTTCAAAATCATATTGTAGATAAAAAAACAGGTTTAGTTTATCAGGCTTGGGACGAAAGCAAAGAAATTGGATGGGCAGACAAACAAAAGGGAACTTCACCTACAATCTGGGGAAGGGGAATTGGATGGTACATGGTAGCATTGGTAGAAACTTTAGATTATTTTCCAAAGTCACACCCAAAGCATAAAGTTTTGGTACAATATCTGAATGAGATTGCAAAGAATGTAAATCAGTATAAAAGCGAATCTGGTTTGTGGTATCAGGTAGCGGATAAACCGGAAAAGTTTGGAAATTATGTTGAGCCTTCTGCTTCCGGTATGATAATTTATGCTTTTGCAAAAGGAACCAATAACGGCTATTTGGGAGGAAGTTATAAAACTACAGCTAAAAAATCTTTTGACAGTTTTGTAAAAGAATTTATAAAAGTAGATAAAAAAGGAGAGATAAATGTTTTGAATGTGTCATCGAACATTGGTTTGGGAGGAAAGTCCTTTCGTGATGGAACAAACGAATATTACCTTACTTCAAAACCAAGAGATAACGGTGCAATAGGTCTTGGAGCCTTTTTGCTGGCCGCGATAGAATTAAATAAATAA
- a CDS encoding alpha/beta hydrolase, translating into MQKLKLVLAVFFYVVSAQSQQYQIDSSYTIKSTYAKLIKKHPFITIPEVKPNPDVQEIFDLVYNKEKDRVLHFDAFVNKKKKKNPAVIMIHGGGWRSGNKDQMQFIGKEIAAKGYTTFSIEYRLSLEAKYPTGVIDVKNAIKFIKDNASKFNVDANKIAILGCSAGGQMAALIGTTNNNPIFEDKTFKSKSSSKVNAIVDVDGVLAMKHPESTEGEVAAFWLGGKSNEIPENWKNASALTHTDKNTPPILYICSSIPRFHAGRDDMIKILNEYKIYNEVHTIADSPHSFWFYEPWFGQTISYTVGFLDKIFK; encoded by the coding sequence ATGCAAAAATTGAAGTTAGTTTTAGCGGTATTTTTTTATGTTGTTTCGGCACAAAGCCAGCAGTATCAAATTGATTCGTCTTATACGATAAAAAGCACTTATGCTAAATTAATTAAAAAGCATCCTTTTATTACCATTCCAGAAGTTAAACCAAATCCTGATGTTCAGGAAATATTTGATTTGGTTTACAACAAAGAAAAAGATAGAGTACTTCATTTTGATGCCTTTGTCAATAAAAAAAAGAAAAAGAATCCGGCTGTAATTATGATCCATGGAGGCGGATGGAGATCTGGAAATAAAGATCAAATGCAGTTTATAGGAAAAGAAATCGCGGCAAAAGGATATACCACTTTTTCAATAGAATACAGATTGTCATTAGAAGCAAAATATCCAACAGGAGTAATTGATGTCAAAAATGCCATAAAATTTATCAAAGACAATGCTTCAAAATTTAATGTGGATGCCAATAAAATAGCAATTTTAGGCTGTTCTGCGGGAGGACAGATGGCGGCTTTAATTGGCACAACAAATAATAATCCAATTTTCGAAGACAAGACTTTTAAAAGTAAATCTTCCTCAAAAGTAAATGCAATCGTCGATGTAGATGGAGTTTTGGCAATGAAACACCCAGAATCTACTGAAGGAGAAGTGGCCGCTTTTTGGTTGGGTGGAAAATCAAATGAGATTCCGGAAAATTGGAAAAATGCTTCTGCTTTAACGCATACCGATAAAAATACACCGCCAATATTATATATCTGCAGCAGTATTCCCAGATTTCATGCAGGAAGAGACGATATGATTAAAATTTTGAATGAATATAAGATTTATAATGAAGTACATACGATAGCAGATTCTCCTCATTCCTTTTGGTTCTATGAACCTTGGTTTGGGCAGACAATTTCGTATACTGTAGGATTTTTAGATAAAATTTTTAAGTAA
- a CDS encoding glycoside hydrolase family 28 protein — MITNKTFTLKKILLLTAFGILAVSCTKHVSSLSSDSDNTWKRMEMVLKSIPQTRFSDKVYNINDFGAVADGKTLNTTAFEKAIKKCAANGGGQVLVPDGKYLTGAIHLESNVNLHLADKAEILFSLNPKDFPIVHTSWEGTEVMNYSPLIYAKNKTNVAVTGKGILNGQADSTNWWIWAGSKNYGWKKGFPSQNDPTNREVLVDMAEKGVPVSERVFGEGRYLRPNFIEFFECNTVLVKDVTVINSPFWILHPIKTNNIIIESVTVNSHGPNNDGCDPEYSQNVVIKNCTFNTGDDCIAIKAGRDGDGRRVAIPSKNIIVQNCKMIDGHGGVVIGSEISAGVNNVFVENCVMDSPNLDRAIRIKTNSKRGGVIENIFVRNLEVGTVKECVLKLNMFYNVYGSQTGNFIPTIRNVSLENVNVKNGGKYSVWADGYAASPVENITLKNVKIQKVDSLYLLKNVKNIKFIDTYVNSKKVESVK, encoded by the coding sequence ATGATTACTAATAAGACCTTCACATTAAAAAAGATTCTACTTTTAACTGCTTTTGGTATATTGGCTGTTTCATGTACAAAACATGTTTCATCCCTTTCTTCAGATTCAGACAACACATGGAAGAGAATGGAGATGGTTTTGAAAAGTATTCCGCAGACTCGTTTTTCTGACAAAGTGTATAATATAAATGACTTTGGTGCAGTTGCAGATGGAAAAACACTGAACACAACGGCATTCGAAAAAGCAATAAAAAAATGTGCTGCAAATGGTGGAGGTCAGGTTTTAGTTCCTGACGGAAAATATCTGACAGGTGCAATCCATTTAGAAAGTAATGTAAATCTGCACTTAGCAGATAAGGCTGAAATCCTTTTTAGTTTAAATCCGAAAGATTTTCCGATTGTTCATACTTCATGGGAAGGAACTGAGGTAATGAATTACTCTCCACTGATTTATGCTAAAAACAAAACGAATGTTGCTGTTACAGGAAAAGGCATATTAAACGGCCAGGCAGATAGTACCAATTGGTGGATTTGGGCGGGCAGTAAAAATTATGGATGGAAAAAAGGTTTTCCATCTCAAAATGACCCAACAAATCGCGAGGTTTTGGTGGATATGGCAGAAAAAGGTGTTCCAGTGTCTGAAAGAGTTTTTGGAGAAGGAAGGTATCTACGTCCCAATTTTATTGAATTTTTTGAATGTAATACTGTTTTAGTAAAAGATGTAACTGTAATTAATTCTCCATTTTGGATTTTACATCCAATAAAAACAAACAATATAATTATTGAAAGTGTAACGGTCAACAGTCACGGACCCAATAATGATGGTTGTGATCCTGAATATTCTCAAAATGTTGTGATTAAAAACTGCACATTCAATACAGGTGATGATTGTATTGCTATTAAAGCGGGACGCGATGGTGATGGTAGGAGAGTGGCAATTCCAAGTAAAAATATTATTGTGCAAAACTGCAAAATGATTGATGGTCACGGAGGTGTTGTAATTGGAAGTGAAATATCAGCAGGAGTAAATAATGTTTTTGTTGAAAACTGTGTTATGGACAGTCCAAATTTGGATCGTGCCATTCGCATCAAAACCAATTCAAAAAGAGGTGGAGTTATAGAAAATATTTTTGTTCGAAATCTTGAAGTAGGAACGGTAAAAGAATGTGTTTTAAAACTTAATATGTTTTATAACGTTTACGGATCTCAGACGGGAAATTTTATTCCAACGATAAGAAATGTCAGTTTAGAAAATGTAAATGTTAAGAATGGTGGCAAATATAGTGTTTGGGCAGATGGATATGCAGCATCACCAGTTGAAAATATCACATTAAAAAATGTAAAAATTCAGAAAGTAGATTCGCTTTACTTGTTGAAAAATGTAAAAAATATAAAGTTTATAGATACCTACGTTAATAGTAAAAAAGTAGAATCTGTAAAATAA